The Cydia pomonella isolate Wapato2018A chromosome 11, ilCydPomo1, whole genome shotgun sequence DNA window gaagttcgtcaattgcgggcatttttctctgtcacgctaattacgtcttagtaagagtaaaagggaaagatccccacaatttgcgaatttcgattttcccggtaggcccccagggcaTCAaacgtcgcgtaagcgtaactGGGTACTTAACagatgttgaatattataacaaaattaagctAAATTGATACTATGGATAGgcaatgagccatccattataaaaaagtgcaatttaaaaatacatattgagattataaaaaatacaatcacgatttttttttttactttttccatacatttaggacagactaatgtaatgtgacgtcacattacaatatcattttgtttcaATTGTCGAGccagcgtcagactttaactctcatttctgacctttgtgttgcttaaatttaaatgccatgagtgatgttataagtgaaatcctattagttgaaatcatggcgtcaccggcgtcagatgtcttcggcggatgtatcgacTATCTTACTTTCtcgacagattttttttttattgattatgtcAGGAGTTTTATTTGTTAGgcctgtattacgctacgcctgtcgtaatgccgagagaaatctcatacgctacgctacgacgacgcctACTTATATACCTTACGATTACTTGTATACCTACTCACCTTCATCGTCgttagaatagaataaataCATTCGGTGCTTAATCAAAATTAAAGTTGGCGATAAAACCtttgtatcaaaaacgaaaTAATACCTATGTGCGCTGTAgtcattgaactattattactacggatagaaccggcacagaaaactaatattttacgccatgagttgttgtcggCCGACAAAAAATAtggaagcggagcgtgaatctcgaaACCTAAACGTGTAAGAGCCATTAATTTCAcagcgcttacgacgtttttgTCGCGTGGTACAAGTTGCTATTTGTgattgcgacaatttcattgtttggaatggattttttatagttataataacTCAATGGTTGTAGTCCTTGGATATTACAGTCAATGTAATTCCATTCCACTTACAGTAAACTTGCAGCTCTGGACCGGACGTATTCTTACCACAAACACCTTTCTAGTAATTCgctaaatataacttttttatgcAAACTGAGACTCAAGACCAAGACTGTACACCCAAACAACAACATACGACAGAAAAGTCACATAAATAAGTTTAATAGTCAAAGGTTAGATCCGTtgatatgttttaaataaagagGCTGCAATGATTCTTTAGGTACCaattaatattacttaaattGAAACTGGATACGATAGGTATACAATTTACTAAATTGATTTGCTCCCTACGTGTTTTACAGCAGTTTATTTCGGCATACATAATGGAGATCAGTGGATAGTACCGGGAAATCACTCTTTAGACGCAAACTGGGAAGGCCCCCAACAAGATGAATCCAGGATCTAGCCAAGCTTCGTACTTGACAAGAGCGAAAAGTAAAGAGGGcaggaatattttttataaattataaaaaatctaacCAGACAACTATAGCTTAATTActagatatttttaaactaactcTTCGGTATACTTTtacactgtttttattttactgcatTGTAAAGACATCTACCGTCGAATAGGATAAACTAAGGGTACAAATGTCTGCATTAATACGCCATCTACTGAACATTTTGCAAACTAATAAGTACCGCAATTGCGCTGTCAAACGGCTGTCAAATGTCTACTATCTATGCGCTATTTCTATATCGGTATTGTTTATGCACCAAGTTTGTGTTATTGTCAGGAAAAAAAAGGGCGGGAAACCGAAAATACTAGGCggcatttttgaaaatattttaattatagtgTTTTAAGtccttttttactgacaaaaccGAGATATATTTgctcatttattattaaatttaatgttagaTTAAATTTCTGATTCTACTCGTTGAATGAGGCCAGGAGGCGGGGGTGCGGGCGGCGGCCCCTCCCCCATGGAAACAGAAACCGCCAAAACTTCAacaaaaagaagaaataaagaTGTTTCTGATACAGAAGTCACATCATGTAAGCAAAAAATGACATACATACGAAGTCGTCGCGGTCTCTTCAAAGACCACAACCCCATATATGAAGATTTGACAAAAAAAGAGTATCCTGTACTACTACAATCTGCTTCTAATGAACTGACTCATAAAGTCCCCATGGACATCCTCAAAGTTAATGGAATATTAAAAGAGATTTTGGGGGTGCAATATGTAAAGGCGGCTGGTAACTTTTATGTTAAAGTTTATTTCGGATGTGCCAAGGATGCAAATGCATTTTTGCTAAACAAACCTGTACTACAAGAAAATAATTGGAAAGCAACAATTCCATATGACAGCATAGAGTGCCAAGGAATTATTCGTGCTCCTGTGGATCTTAGTGAGGAGACATTGCTCGAGGACTTAAAAGCGAGTTGTATGATTCTTGGTGTAAAGCGCTTTACCAAAAAACAGGACGATGGGCAATTCAAACCTCTCCCAACCGTCCTGGTTACATTTATGGCCTCGTCTAGACCCGACCTCTGCTTCAGTGCTTCAGATCTTATAAATTTGGACATGGCAGTGGAGCTTGTAAAAGCACTCAAGTATGTTCCATTTGTTCGGCGGGTCATTTTTACAAAGAATGTACCACACCATCAGTCTTCAAGTGCTCAAACTGTAGTGGACCCCATTCGGCAGTTTCTTATACCTGTAAAGTGAAGGCAGAAAAAATTGCACAAATTAAGAACAAGATAAATGGCAAATTCTCTTATGCAACTGCAGCTGCAATAGCTGTTACACCTAATAATAGTACTAATCCAAATAGTAAGATTTTAAAAACACCTGCTAAAACACCTCACGGACGTGCTATGATTGCTGACATTAT harbors:
- the LOC133523109 gene encoding uncharacterized protein LOC133523109, with the translated sequence MRPGGGGAGGGPSPMETETAKTSTKRRNKDVSDTEVTSCKQKMTYIRSRRGLFKDHNPIYEDLTKKEYPVLLQSASNELTHKVPMDILKVNGILKEILGVQYVKAAGNFYVKVYFGCAKDANAFLLNKPVLQENNWKATIPYDSIECQGIIRAPVDLSEETLLEDLKASCMILGVKRFTKKQDDGQFKPLPTVLVTFMASSRPDLCFSASDLINLDMAVELVKALKYVPFVRRVIFTKNVPHHQSSSAQTVVDPIRQFLIPVK